Proteins encoded by one window of Arachis hypogaea cultivar Tifrunner chromosome 1, arahy.Tifrunner.gnm2.J5K5, whole genome shotgun sequence:
- the LOC112701882 gene encoding uncharacterized protein isoform X1, giving the protein MPRPGPRPYECVRRAWHSERHQPVRGSIIQQIFRVVNEAHTPATKKNKEWQEKLPVVVLKAEEIMYSKANSEAEYLNPDTLWERLNDAINTIIRRDETTETGDLLPPCVEAALNLGCKPVRTSRSDRHNNPRTYLSPRTQHPPPPPPHPPSGPPRPVGENPYARVSSSAVSQIPLSDSRIHAQQNTRMMGSPNYPFSESFPSGHHQHLAMETKPQSNFGSVYPLYYGYEAKEPQLRTTTVDNSGPETIFVGRPVITPVPEPSGIGLLENFPYGRYPHLPNRAGKETVVGMTEGLRDTECDLSLRLGRCFHPCSSSKNCSAYETEDAGLGAPQGGTKFSHLSLQRNKEFCFYPRETSYGTIGPSSARCNREREYQNLEATLRKRKAPIGNNEEDGQFCRHLGVPSNQFTGRMQGPETLWMCSSACEKF; this is encoded by the exons ATGCCACGCCCAGGGCCAAGGCCTTATGAGTGTGTGAGGAGAGCATGGCACAGTGAGAGGCACCAACCTGTTAGAGGTTCCATCATTCAGCAGATTTTCAG GGTCGTCAACGAAGCTCACACCCCTGCTAccaagaagaacaaggaatggcAAGAGAAGCTACCCGTCGTTGTTCTCAAGGCCGAAGAAATCATGTACTCCAAAGCCAATTCCGAG GCAGAGTACCTGAATCCTGATACCCTCTGGGAACGCCTCAATGACGCCATTAACACCATCATAAGGAGAGATGAGACCACAGAGACCGGTGACCTCTTGCCCCCATGTGTTGAAG CTGCACTTAATCTGGGATGCAAACCTGTGAGGACTTCAAGAAGTGATAGGCACAATAACCCCAGGACATACCTTTCTCCAAGAACTCAacaccctcctcctcctcctcctcatcctccTTCTGGTCCTCCTAGGCCTGTTGGGGAGAATCCTTATGCAAGGGTATCAAGTTCTGCCGTTTCACAAATTCCTCTGTCAGATTCTAGAATCCATGCCCAGCAAAATACTAGGATGATGGGTTCACCTAACTACCCCTTCTCAGAGAGTTTCCCTTCTGGTCATCACCAGCATTTGGCAATGGAGACCAAACCCCAATCAAACTTTGGTTCAGTTTACCCCTTGTACTACGGATATGAAGCCAAAGAGCCTCAACTAAGGACAACCACCGTCGATAACTCGGGTCCTGAAACTATTTTTGTTGGCAGACCAGTCATTACTCCGGTCCCCGAGCCATCTGGAATTGGTTTGTTGGAAAACTTTCCCTATGGTAGATACCCCCATTTGCCAAACAGAGCTGGGAAAGAAACTGTTGTAGGCATGACGGAGGGATTGCGAGACACGGAATGTGATTTATCCTTGAGGTTGGGTCGGTGTTTTCATCCATGTTCAAGCAGCAAGAATTGTTCAGCATATGAAACAGAAGATGCTGGTTTAGGAGCCCCTCAAGGGGGCACCAAGTTTAGTCATCTATCATTGCAGAGAAATAAAGAGTTCTGTTTTTATCCTAGAGAGACATCTTATGGTACCATTGGCCCCAGTTCTGCCAGATGTAATAGAGAGCGTGAATATCAGAACTTAGAGGCAACTTTACGGAAGCGAAAAGCACCTATAGGTAACAACGAGGAGGATGGGCAATTTTGCCGGCATCTAGGAGTCCCATCGAATCAGTTTACCGGTAGAATGCAAGGACCAG AGACTCTTTGGATGTGTAGCTCTGCTTGTGAAAAGTTTTAG
- the LOC112701882 gene encoding uncharacterized protein isoform X2: MPRPGPRPYECVRRAWHSERHQPVRGSIIQQIFRVVNEAHTPATKKNKEWQEKLPVVVLKAEEIMYSKANSEAEYLNPDTLWERLNDAINTIIRRDETTETGDLLPPCVEAALNLGCKPVRTSRSDRHNNPRTYLSPRTQHPPPPPPHPPSGPPRPVGENPYARVSSSAVSQIPLSDSRIHAQQNTRMMGSPNYPFSESFPSGHHQHLAMETKPQSNFGSVYPLYYGYEAKEPQLRTTTVDNSGPETIFVGRPVITPVPEPSGIGLLENFPYGRYPHLPNRAGKETVVGMTEGLRDTECDLSLRLGRCFHPCSSSKNCSAYETEDAGLGAPQGGTKFSHLSLQRNKEFCFYPRETSYGTIGPSSARCNREREYQNLEATLRKRKAPIGNNEEDGQFCRHLGVPSNQFTGRMQGPGMYQPLQ, translated from the exons ATGCCACGCCCAGGGCCAAGGCCTTATGAGTGTGTGAGGAGAGCATGGCACAGTGAGAGGCACCAACCTGTTAGAGGTTCCATCATTCAGCAGATTTTCAG GGTCGTCAACGAAGCTCACACCCCTGCTAccaagaagaacaaggaatggcAAGAGAAGCTACCCGTCGTTGTTCTCAAGGCCGAAGAAATCATGTACTCCAAAGCCAATTCCGAG GCAGAGTACCTGAATCCTGATACCCTCTGGGAACGCCTCAATGACGCCATTAACACCATCATAAGGAGAGATGAGACCACAGAGACCGGTGACCTCTTGCCCCCATGTGTTGAAG CTGCACTTAATCTGGGATGCAAACCTGTGAGGACTTCAAGAAGTGATAGGCACAATAACCCCAGGACATACCTTTCTCCAAGAACTCAacaccctcctcctcctcctcctcatcctccTTCTGGTCCTCCTAGGCCTGTTGGGGAGAATCCTTATGCAAGGGTATCAAGTTCTGCCGTTTCACAAATTCCTCTGTCAGATTCTAGAATCCATGCCCAGCAAAATACTAGGATGATGGGTTCACCTAACTACCCCTTCTCAGAGAGTTTCCCTTCTGGTCATCACCAGCATTTGGCAATGGAGACCAAACCCCAATCAAACTTTGGTTCAGTTTACCCCTTGTACTACGGATATGAAGCCAAAGAGCCTCAACTAAGGACAACCACCGTCGATAACTCGGGTCCTGAAACTATTTTTGTTGGCAGACCAGTCATTACTCCGGTCCCCGAGCCATCTGGAATTGGTTTGTTGGAAAACTTTCCCTATGGTAGATACCCCCATTTGCCAAACAGAGCTGGGAAAGAAACTGTTGTAGGCATGACGGAGGGATTGCGAGACACGGAATGTGATTTATCCTTGAGGTTGGGTCGGTGTTTTCATCCATGTTCAAGCAGCAAGAATTGTTCAGCATATGAAACAGAAGATGCTGGTTTAGGAGCCCCTCAAGGGGGCACCAAGTTTAGTCATCTATCATTGCAGAGAAATAAAGAGTTCTGTTTTTATCCTAGAGAGACATCTTATGGTACCATTGGCCCCAGTTCTGCCAGATGTAATAGAGAGCGTGAATATCAGAACTTAGAGGCAACTTTACGGAAGCGAAAAGCACCTATAGGTAACAACGAGGAGGATGGGCAATTTTGCCGGCATCTAGGAGTCCCATCGAATCAGTTTACCGGTAGAATGCAAGGACCAG GTATGTATCAACCACTGCAATGA
- the LOC112701882 gene encoding uncharacterized protein isoform X3 — protein MPRPGPRPYECVRRAWHSERHQPVRGSIIQQIFRVVNEAHTPATKKNKEWQEKLPVVVLKAEEIMYSKANSEAEYLNPDTLWERLNDAINTIIRRDETTETGDLLPPCVEAALNLGCKPVRTSRSDRHNNPRTYLSPRTQHPPPPPPHPPSGPPRPVGENPYARVSSSAVSQIPLSDSRIHAQQNTRMMGSPNYPFSESFPSGHHQHLAMETKPQSNFGSVYPLYYGYEAKEPQLRTTTVDNSGPETIFVGRPVITPVPEPSGIGLLENFPYGRYPHLPNRAGKETVVGMTEGLRDTECDLSLRLGRCFHPCSSSKNCSAYETEDAGLGAPQGGTKFSHLSLQRNKEFCFYPRETSYGTIGPSSARCNREREYQNLEATLRKRKAPIGNNEEDGQFCRHLGVPSNQFTGRMQGPEQ, from the exons ATGCCACGCCCAGGGCCAAGGCCTTATGAGTGTGTGAGGAGAGCATGGCACAGTGAGAGGCACCAACCTGTTAGAGGTTCCATCATTCAGCAGATTTTCAG GGTCGTCAACGAAGCTCACACCCCTGCTAccaagaagaacaaggaatggcAAGAGAAGCTACCCGTCGTTGTTCTCAAGGCCGAAGAAATCATGTACTCCAAAGCCAATTCCGAG GCAGAGTACCTGAATCCTGATACCCTCTGGGAACGCCTCAATGACGCCATTAACACCATCATAAGGAGAGATGAGACCACAGAGACCGGTGACCTCTTGCCCCCATGTGTTGAAG CTGCACTTAATCTGGGATGCAAACCTGTGAGGACTTCAAGAAGTGATAGGCACAATAACCCCAGGACATACCTTTCTCCAAGAACTCAacaccctcctcctcctcctcctcatcctccTTCTGGTCCTCCTAGGCCTGTTGGGGAGAATCCTTATGCAAGGGTATCAAGTTCTGCCGTTTCACAAATTCCTCTGTCAGATTCTAGAATCCATGCCCAGCAAAATACTAGGATGATGGGTTCACCTAACTACCCCTTCTCAGAGAGTTTCCCTTCTGGTCATCACCAGCATTTGGCAATGGAGACCAAACCCCAATCAAACTTTGGTTCAGTTTACCCCTTGTACTACGGATATGAAGCCAAAGAGCCTCAACTAAGGACAACCACCGTCGATAACTCGGGTCCTGAAACTATTTTTGTTGGCAGACCAGTCATTACTCCGGTCCCCGAGCCATCTGGAATTGGTTTGTTGGAAAACTTTCCCTATGGTAGATACCCCCATTTGCCAAACAGAGCTGGGAAAGAAACTGTTGTAGGCATGACGGAGGGATTGCGAGACACGGAATGTGATTTATCCTTGAGGTTGGGTCGGTGTTTTCATCCATGTTCAAGCAGCAAGAATTGTTCAGCATATGAAACAGAAGATGCTGGTTTAGGAGCCCCTCAAGGGGGCACCAAGTTTAGTCATCTATCATTGCAGAGAAATAAAGAGTTCTGTTTTTATCCTAGAGAGACATCTTATGGTACCATTGGCCCCAGTTCTGCCAGATGTAATAGAGAGCGTGAATATCAGAACTTAGAGGCAACTTTACGGAAGCGAAAAGCACCTATAGGTAACAACGAGGAGGATGGGCAATTTTGCCGGCATCTAGGAGTCCCATCGAATCAGTTTACCGGTAGAATGCAAGGACCAG AGCAATAA